The segment CGACCAATATGAATGAATCGTACCTTACGCATATGACCTATAAAGAAATCTTTCAAAAATTTTCAAAGGCGTTAACACAGTTTTATAATGCCGGAAAACTTGCTGATTTGATTATTGAAGCACTTGCTGAGATATTTAAGGTGGGGAGAATAGTATTTATACTTATTCAGCCCAAAGAGGGCTTAAGCAGGCCCTACCGTTGTCTTGGTTTTGATGTGGCAACTATGAGAAATATCTACTTTGGCAATAGTCAGGGTATGATACATTGGTTATCCAAAAATCATCAGATATTAAACAAGGTGGTACTGGACCGGGAGATCGAAATGAATCAGATAAGTGTTCGGGATGCAATAAATATACAGAAGGAACTGAATCTTTTGCAAGCACAACTGTGCATGCCCGTTTTTGCTAGCGGAAACCTGCGTGGGGTAATTACTTTAGGAAATAAGATTACAGGAAAGGCATTTTTTGATGAGGATATTGAAATGCTGTCTATGCTTGCCGGGTATATTGGTATGGCAATGGAGAATGCATTTTTGTATCAGGAAATAAATCTCCGGAAAATTCATAGCGAAAATGTATTAGAGAGTATTCCTTATGGTATTGTTACCATAGATACAGGGTATAAAGTAAATACCATTAATAAAAGCGCTGCGAGAATGCTGGATATCCTTCCTGAAAATGTGCTGGGCAGGGATGTAAAACACATTGGTTCTGTATTTGCGGATTTTCTCTTACGAACAATAAAAGAAAAAAAAACCTACAAAATGAAAGAGGTTATCCATCCTGTTACCAATGCTATTTATGATGTGAGTACGTCATTACTGGTTGATTGTGACCAGGAACTTGGTGCTATTATGATATTTTCTGATCTTAGTGAAGTCGTTAAGATAGAAACGAAGATAAGGGATCTGGAAAAAATGGTAGTTGCATATGTTGGAAAACCTGATAATACGATTCCCAACGATATTACACAGGCTGTTGCAAGTCTTTCTAAAGACTGGATTTCCGAACGACAGCGTTTGCTTTTAAAGCATGATTAATAATTGTAAATAAAAAGGTAGCATTTACCCTTTTTTCCTCCTGAGAAGGAACGGAACATTCCATTTTATGACAAAAGGAATCCGTAGAGAGAAAATGCCTGAAATAGGGGTATTATCTTTATTGACCATACGTCCTGCCGTTATGTTGTTGTACAGTAACCTCAGTAGTATTCGTTTCATTTCACCCGTAATTGCCCTTTCTTTA is part of the Candidatus Jettenia sp. AMX2 genome and harbors:
- a CDS encoding response regulator — protein: MYSLLVVSDDNSTCSIFRKTLDENYIIYAAKEIGEALQMLMNRDIDIVFLDILLPNDGANKLLEMLRQVNTDSAIVMIIPESQPELSEESISSGVYELIEKPLKKDAIQRVSKRIMESQALKREIGFVQSQIKRLKPETYGTPATVFSKSTNMNESYLTHMTYKEIFQKFSKALTQFYNAGKLADLIIEALAEIFKVGRIVFILIQPKEGLSRPYRCLGFDVATMRNIYFGNSQGMIHWLSKNHQILNKVVLDREIEMNQISVRDAINIQKELNLLQAQLCMPVFASGNLRGVITLGNKITGKAFFDEDIEMLSMLAGYIGMAMENAFLYQEINLRKIHSENVLESIPYGIVTIDTGYKVNTINKSAARMLDILPENVLGRDVKHIGSVFADFLLRTIKEKKTYKMKEVIHPVTNAIYDVSTSLLVDCDQELGAIMIFSDLSEVVKIETKIRDLEKMVVAYVGKPDNTIPNDITQAVASLSKDWISERQRLLLKHD